A window from Halarchaeum grantii encodes these proteins:
- a CDS encoding TMEM165/GDT1 family protein encodes MHALPLAAGNGLDAVIQRYAGYGPFLAAFLANFLATFGDKGQLVVITLASRYDAKRVFAGAMAAFAGWSALEVAFGAWVTRVLPQGAIGTVTGVLFLAFGLWTAYTVYGRYRRGGVPGASADGGTVAMLPDRVARYTRGYGPVATAFCFIVLAEVGDKTQLLTINLAATFPDAPVPVFLGVIAALGIRTGIDAFLGERVERLLPTAYIEVAAAVVFVAFGVVELGVVGENALFGALALAIAIVGYGYASHR; translated from the coding sequence ATGCACGCGCTCCCGCTCGCCGCCGGTAACGGCCTCGACGCCGTCATCCAGCGCTACGCCGGTTACGGGCCCTTCCTCGCGGCCTTCCTCGCGAACTTCCTCGCGACCTTCGGCGACAAGGGCCAACTCGTCGTCATCACGCTCGCGAGCCGATACGACGCCAAACGCGTCTTCGCCGGCGCGATGGCGGCGTTCGCGGGGTGGAGCGCGCTCGAAGTCGCGTTCGGCGCGTGGGTGACGCGCGTCCTCCCGCAGGGCGCCATCGGCACCGTGACGGGCGTGCTCTTCCTCGCGTTCGGCCTCTGGACGGCGTACACCGTGTACGGTCGCTATCGGCGCGGCGGCGTCCCCGGCGCGTCCGCCGACGGCGGGACGGTCGCGATGCTCCCGGACCGCGTCGCGCGCTACACGCGCGGCTACGGGCCGGTCGCCACCGCGTTCTGCTTCATAGTCCTCGCCGAGGTCGGCGACAAGACCCAGCTACTCACCATCAACCTCGCCGCGACGTTCCCCGACGCACCGGTCCCGGTCTTCCTCGGCGTCATCGCGGCGCTCGGCATCCGCACCGGAATCGACGCCTTCCTCGGCGAACGCGTCGAACGCCTCCTCCCGACCGCGTACATCGAGGTGGCGGCCGCCGTCGTCTTCGTCGCGTTCGGCGTCGTCGAACTCGGCGTCGTCGGCGAGAACGCCCTCTTCGGCGCACTCGCGCTCGCGATCGCCATCGTCGGCTACGGCTACGCCAGCCACCGCTAG